The proteins below are encoded in one region of Zavarzinia compransoris:
- a CDS encoding ATP-dependent helicase, protein MSADPFDPAGWDDAPAATPATAVPAAPPPYLDGLNPEQRQAVEATDGPVLVLAGAGTGKTRVLTTRIAHLLHLGKAWPGQILAVTFTNKAAREMQQRVAGIIGGVAEGMSWLGTFHSIAARILRRHAELVGLQPNFTILDTDDQVRLLKQILAAEGMDEKRFPARNLAGLIDRWKNRALTPEKLGADDAQSFGDGKGRTLYAAYQERLKTLNAADFGDLLLHVITIFQKHPDVLADWQRRFKYILVDEYQDTNVAQYLWLRLLAQRWRNLCCVGDDDQSIYGWRGAEVGNILKFESDFPGALVIRLERNYRSTGHILAAASGLIAANEGRLGKTLWTEDDMGEKVRVIGYWDGEEEARASADLIEGMRGHGRRLSEMAILVRAGHQTRAFEERFVTVGLPYRVIGGPRFYERQEIRDALAYFRVLVSPDDDLAFERIVNVPKRGLGDATVQQLHLLARERNISLHHAATLITETDELKPKARSSLRDLIDGFGRWRAAGRDLPHPELAEMVLDESGYTAMWQADKSAEAPGRLDNLKELVDALAGFESLAAFLDHVALVMEIERGDGNQDMVTLMTLHGAKGLEFPVVFLPGWEEGLFPSQRSLDENGLAGLEEERRLAYVGITRARETAIISHAANRRVYNQWQSAIPSRFIDELPRNHVEAEARPGLWGGTMGDRGFGSQLREADLFGDRGLSPGFQRAATAKPVRHLDASFERVTANENTGDDFARGQRVFHQKFGYGRITNIDGNKLDIAFDKAGAKKVIASFVSKA, encoded by the coding sequence ATGAGCGCCGATCCCTTCGACCCCGCCGGCTGGGACGATGCCCCGGCGGCCACCCCCGCCACTGCCGTCCCCGCGGCCCCGCCGCCCTATCTCGACGGGCTGAACCCCGAACAGCGCCAGGCGGTCGAGGCGACGGACGGCCCGGTGCTGGTGCTCGCCGGCGCCGGCACCGGCAAGACCAGGGTGCTGACGACGCGGATCGCCCATCTGCTGCACCTGGGCAAGGCCTGGCCCGGGCAGATCCTGGCGGTCACCTTCACCAACAAGGCGGCGCGCGAGATGCAGCAGCGGGTCGCCGGCATCATCGGCGGCGTCGCCGAAGGGATGAGCTGGCTCGGCACCTTCCATTCGATCGCCGCCCGCATCCTGCGCCGCCACGCCGAACTCGTCGGCCTGCAACCGAATTTCACCATCCTCGACACCGACGATCAGGTCCGCCTGCTGAAGCAGATCCTGGCGGCCGAGGGCATGGACGAGAAGCGGTTCCCCGCGCGCAACCTGGCCGGCCTGATCGACCGCTGGAAGAACCGGGCGCTGACCCCGGAAAAGCTGGGCGCCGACGATGCCCAGAGTTTCGGCGACGGCAAGGGCCGCACGCTCTACGCCGCCTACCAGGAGCGGCTGAAGACCCTGAACGCCGCCGATTTCGGCGACCTGCTGCTGCATGTCATCACCATCTTTCAAAAGCACCCGGACGTGCTGGCGGACTGGCAGCGCCGCTTCAAATACATCCTGGTCGACGAATATCAGGATACCAATGTCGCCCAATACCTGTGGCTACGGCTGCTGGCGCAGCGCTGGCGCAACCTTTGCTGCGTCGGCGACGACGACCAGTCGATCTACGGCTGGCGCGGGGCCGAGGTCGGCAACATCCTGAAATTCGAAAGCGATTTCCCCGGCGCCCTGGTCATCCGGCTGGAACGCAACTACCGCTCCACCGGCCATATTCTCGCCGCCGCCTCGGGCCTGATTGCGGCCAACGAGGGCCGCCTCGGCAAGACCCTGTGGACCGAGGACGACATGGGCGAGAAAGTCCGCGTCATCGGCTATTGGGACGGCGAGGAAGAGGCCCGCGCCAGCGCCGACCTGATCGAGGGCATGCGCGGCCACGGCCGGCGCCTGTCGGAAATGGCGATCCTGGTGCGCGCGGGCCACCAGACCCGCGCCTTCGAGGAACGTTTCGTCACCGTCGGCCTGCCTTACCGCGTGATCGGCGGCCCCCGCTTCTACGAACGCCAGGAAATCCGCGATGCGCTGGCCTATTTCCGGGTCCTGGTCTCGCCCGACGACGATCTCGCCTTCGAGCGGATCGTCAATGTCCCGAAGCGCGGCCTGGGCGATGCCACGGTGCAGCAGCTCCATCTCCTGGCGCGGGAGCGCAACATCTCCCTGCACCATGCCGCCACCCTGATCACCGAGACCGACGAGTTGAAGCCGAAGGCGCGCTCGAGCCTGCGCGACCTGATCGACGGTTTCGGCCGCTGGCGCGCCGCCGGCCGCGACCTGCCGCATCCCGAACTGGCCGAAATGGTGCTGGACGAAAGCGGCTATACCGCCATGTGGCAGGCCGACAAATCGGCCGAGGCGCCGGGCCGCCTGGACAACCTGAAGGAATTGGTCGATGCCCTGGCCGGCTTCGAATCGCTTGCCGCCTTCCTCGACCATGTCGCCCTGGTGATGGAGATCGAGCGCGGCGACGGCAACCAGGACATGGTCACCCTGATGACGCTGCACGGCGCCAAGGGCCTGGAATTCCCCGTCGTCTTCCTGCCCGGCTGGGAGGAGGGCCTGTTCCCCAGCCAGCGCAGCCTGGACGAGAACGGCCTGGCCGGCCTCGAAGAGGAACGCCGCCTCGCCTATGTCGGGATCACCCGGGCGCGGGAGACGGCGATCATCAGCCATGCCGCCAACCGCCGGGTCTATAACCAGTGGCAGAGCGCGATCCCGTCGCGCTTCATCGACGAATTGCCGCGCAACCATGTCGAGGCCGAGGCGCGCCCCGGGCTCTGGGGCGGGACCATGGGCGACCGCGGTTTCGGCAGCCAGCTGCGCGAGGCCGATCTGTTCGGCGACCGCGGCCTCTCCCCCGGCTTCCAGCGCGCGGCGACGGCAAAGCCGGTGCGCCACCTGGACGCCAGCTTCGAGCGCGTGACCGCCAACGAGAATACGGGCGACGATTTCGCCCGCGGCCAGCGGGTGTTCCACCAGAAATTCGGCTATGGCCGGATCACCAATATCGACGGCAACAAGCTGGACATCGCCTTCGACAAGGCAGGTGCCAAAAAGGTCATCGCCAGTTTCGTCTCCAAGGCGTAA
- a CDS encoding virulence factor SrfB — protein sequence MLKRLTTFRRLVSLVPSSGLQFLDFGFDVDALPKVTRAFWEEPVAGAAVSPQGDQQVVLRSLVLADEATGRMIDPKTGAAAPPEEIYELNGRKGLEAFLGRWVPLPYLKVKAKDGDGRDIYDQGPGNWARLRVVELPERDRDGISHRVTLAFDTALGNRLPGRPYVMPSPSDAVEQQEFALVADDDKNAWFMEEAWVDQWLDEAFREFKQAQRPNRPLRDEDFPHACEHWARYLTFLALVDAAEILPRVRLIDTLSEAGRHVPVEVDLVLDIGNSRTCGILMENHADERMDLNDSYVLELRDLAHPEQSYGKPFESRVEFARAGFGKDAASRRSGRANAFWWPSPVRIGPEAMRLAGDALGNEGTTGLSSPKRYLWDTRPLAQGWRFNGVGPDGVTTEPPVAGPIMGLLTEEGEVLRQLPPGRGNPAVRARFSRSSVYSLLLAEILCQAISMINAPEIRMARRHGDVPRRLRRIVLTMPPAMPVAEQRLMRRRAEGAVKLVWDLMAMGAADGRLPPEPVIVLNLDEASGTQLVYLYTEITQKFRGDYGAFFELKGRVRDREGYGADPALRIASIDIGGGTTDLIVTTYTIEGQRAINPTQNFREGFKLAGDDILAAVIERHILPAIAGALSGAGVGDPAAMLKKLFSGNRGSETELERHLRRQFVTQVLEPAGLSLLHQYEQGGAGPQAGAEIRRLDQLWDKGLPPSARVLRFFAKEAEDHGARGFETAAVAVTVDLAGIEATVLGVIGQTLADLAEVIHAYDCDILLLSGRPSRLPAIMKVMLAKLPVMPDRVVPMHQYAVGTWYPFRDVNARIEDPKTAAAVGAMLCGLAEGHLEAFLMRTSKLSMKSTARFFGEMEISGQIRRRNVFLADPTLDAKTGEGGGESFVLNFYAPIFIGFRQLDLERWPATPLYYLEFTNPSAAAGLALPLRVTLERAEVDAEHLERWEEFKITEVEDAEGNSRRSLVSLRLQTLKAAQGYWRDTGVLSVM from the coding sequence ATGTTGAAACGCCTGACCACCTTCCGCCGGCTGGTAAGCCTAGTTCCGTCCAGCGGCCTGCAGTTCCTCGATTTCGGCTTCGACGTCGATGCCCTGCCCAAGGTCACCCGCGCCTTCTGGGAGGAGCCGGTGGCGGGCGCCGCGGTCTCGCCCCAGGGCGACCAGCAGGTGGTGCTGCGCAGCCTCGTCCTCGCTGACGAGGCGACGGGCCGCATGATCGACCCGAAGACCGGCGCCGCCGCTCCCCCTGAAGAAATCTACGAGTTGAACGGGCGGAAGGGGCTGGAGGCCTTCCTCGGCCGCTGGGTGCCGCTGCCCTACCTGAAGGTGAAGGCGAAGGACGGCGACGGCCGCGATATCTACGACCAGGGCCCGGGCAATTGGGCCCGGCTGCGCGTGGTCGAACTGCCGGAGCGGGACCGCGACGGCATCAGCCACCGGGTGACGCTCGCCTTCGATACCGCGCTCGGCAACCGCCTGCCCGGGCGGCCCTATGTCATGCCCAGCCCGTCGGACGCGGTGGAACAGCAGGAATTCGCCCTGGTCGCCGACGACGACAAGAATGCCTGGTTCATGGAGGAAGCCTGGGTCGACCAGTGGCTGGACGAAGCCTTCCGCGAGTTCAAGCAGGCCCAGCGCCCGAACCGGCCCCTGCGCGACGAGGATTTCCCCCATGCCTGCGAGCATTGGGCGCGCTACCTGACTTTCCTCGCCCTGGTCGATGCCGCCGAGATCCTGCCCCGCGTGCGCCTGATCGACACGCTGTCGGAAGCCGGGCGCCATGTCCCGGTCGAGGTCGATCTCGTGCTCGACATCGGCAATTCCCGGACCTGCGGCATCCTGATGGAAAACCATGCGGACGAGCGCATGGACCTGAACGATTCCTATGTCCTCGAACTGCGCGATCTCGCCCATCCGGAGCAGAGCTACGGCAAGCCGTTCGAAAGCCGGGTCGAATTCGCCCGGGCGGGCTTCGGCAAGGACGCGGCCTCGCGCCGCTCGGGTCGGGCCAATGCCTTCTGGTGGCCGAGCCCGGTGCGCATCGGCCCCGAAGCCATGCGCCTGGCCGGCGATGCGCTGGGCAACGAGGGCACCACCGGCCTGTCCAGCCCCAAGCGCTATCTGTGGGATACGCGGCCGCTGGCCCAGGGCTGGCGCTTCAACGGCGTCGGGCCGGACGGCGTCACCACCGAGCCGCCGGTCGCCGGCCCGATCATGGGCCTTCTGACCGAGGAGGGCGAGGTGCTGCGCCAATTGCCGCCGGGGCGCGGCAATCCGGCGGTGCGGGCGCGCTTCTCGCGCTCGTCGGTCTATAGTCTTTTGCTGGCGGAAATTCTCTGCCAGGCGATTTCCATGATCAACGCGCCGGAAATCCGCATGGCCCGGCGCCACGGCGACGTGCCGCGCCGGTTGCGCCGCATCGTCCTGACCATGCCGCCGGCCATGCCGGTCGCCGAACAGCGCCTGATGCGCCGACGGGCCGAAGGGGCGGTGAAACTGGTCTGGGACCTGATGGCCATGGGTGCCGCCGACGGCCGCCTGCCGCCCGAGCCGGTGATCGTCCTCAACCTCGACGAGGCGTCGGGCACCCAATTGGTCTATCTCTATACCGAGATCACCCAGAAATTCCGGGGCGATTATGGCGCCTTCTTCGAATTGAAGGGCCGGGTGCGGGATCGGGAAGGTTACGGCGCCGATCCGGCGCTGCGCATCGCCTCGATCGATATCGGCGGCGGCACCACCGATCTCATCGTCACCACCTATACGATCGAGGGCCAGCGGGCGATCAATCCGACCCAGAATTTCCGCGAGGGCTTCAAGCTCGCCGGCGACGACATCCTGGCGGCGGTGATCGAGCGCCATATCCTGCCCGCGATCGCCGGTGCGCTGTCGGGGGCCGGCGTCGGCGATCCGGCGGCCATGCTGAAGAAACTCTTCTCCGGCAATCGCGGTTCCGAGACCGAGTTGGAACGCCACCTGCGCCGCCAGTTCGTCACCCAGGTGCTGGAGCCGGCGGGCCTGTCCCTGCTGCACCAATACGAGCAGGGCGGCGCCGGGCCCCAGGCCGGGGCGGAGATCCGCCGCCTGGACCAGCTGTGGGACAAGGGCCTGCCGCCCTCGGCGCGGGTGCTGCGCTTCTTCGCCAAGGAGGCGGAGGACCATGGCGCCCGGGGTTTCGAGACGGCGGCGGTGGCGGTCACCGTCGATCTCGCCGGGATCGAGGCGACCGTGCTGGGCGTCATCGGCCAGACCCTGGCCGATCTTGCCGAGGTCATCCATGCCTATGACTGCGACATCCTGCTGCTTTCCGGCCGGCCGTCGCGCCTGCCGGCGATCATGAAGGTGATGCTGGCCAAGCTGCCGGTGATGCCGGACCGGGTGGTGCCCATGCACCAATATGCGGTCGGCACCTGGTATCCCTTCCGCGACGTGAACGCCCGGATCGAGGACCCGAAGACGGCGGCCGCCGTCGGCGCCATGCTGTGCGGCCTGGCCGAGGGGCATCTCGAAGCCTTCCTCATGCGCACCTCGAAGCTGAGCATGAAATCGACGGCGCGTTTCTTCGGCGAGATGGAAATCTCCGGCCAGATCCGGCGCCGCAACGTCTTCCTGGCCGATCCGACGCTGGACGCGAAGACGGGGGAGGGCGGGGGCGAGAGTTTCGTCCTCAACTTCTACGCCCCGATCTTCATCGGTTTCCGCCAGCTCGATCTCGAACGCTGGCCGGCGACGCCGCTCTATTACCTCGAATTCACCAATCCGTCCGCCGCCGCCGGCCTCGCCCTGCCCCTCAGGGTGACCCTGGAACGGGCCGAGGTCGATGCCGAGCACCTGGAACGCTGGGAGGAATTCAAGATCACCGAGGTCGAGGACGCGGAGGGTAACAGCCGCCGCAGCCTCGTCTCGCTCCGCCTGCAGACCCTGAAGGCGGCGCAGGGCTATTGGCGTGACACCGGCGTTCTCAGCGTGATGTGA
- a CDS encoding virulence factor SrfC family protein: MSIDHQAENEKLRQLAARTTEAASAALDWFQGNPDKLRQDEAALRRDFRRFVTASRKLETAATRPMCASVFGPSQAGKSYLISVLARKETEPLMAVFDGRVVDFVAEINPEGSQEATGVVTRFTMKGRPTPAGKPVALRLLSQTDLVKIIGNTYYSDFNLEEEEPPTPQKLGEVFAGLEGRAASQPLDTLTADDVYDLQEYFEKYFKPQAGIRALSATYWARAADLAPRLPLAERAALFGAIWNFIPKLTALYLRLAQGLEKLGFAGEAWAGIEALLPRDKSIIDVRALGQLGQDGIAADPLTLVTRDGRQAQLARAEVTALIAELTIVMRDQPWSFFDHTDLLDFPGARSRENFPDPRRFLDQAGSLGSVYLRGKVAYLFERYCAERELTSMLLCIGPSNQEVRTLPAMVKDWIDATHGETPEERERQENALFLVLTKFDMEFEEKAGQAATTEGRWTARLNASLLDFFGKAHDWPRAWTPSRAFDNSFWLRNPNFVAKHILDYDEAGKEAGIRASEAGRIAKAKADFLSNEAAQRHFRDPEKAWDEAFRLNDGGISYLAASLAPVCNPAIKRRQIEEQLRSLRRAMAERLARYYVSGDLSVELERRRAAARNAGRRLVACAGDQKFGDLLRALHVQPDALIDLYYRVEGHEPAEPAPGKAADGGPALGRRPDAQSMMDALFGDGPAPAAAADEPLPVRARDQAERFADAALEYWAEQIHALAGNGPLRDAIGLDAQSASTLVEELGIGARRLDIAAAIADQVRRLSAYRAKLGEAVAKPVTAAETAINTYVNRLGFDRRPVTARPVNRATARPIFQPTPPAGNYPKLAEEPAAYDQAFYVDWITGFLAFAEENVSFKDGEAVDVEANARLGGIIQALN; this comes from the coding sequence ATGAGCATCGATCATCAGGCCGAAAACGAAAAGCTGCGCCAGCTTGCCGCCCGCACCACCGAGGCGGCGAGCGCCGCCCTCGACTGGTTCCAGGGCAATCCCGACAAGCTGCGCCAGGACGAGGCGGCGCTCCGCCGTGACTTCAGGCGTTTCGTCACCGCCTCGCGGAAGCTGGAGACGGCGGCGACGCGGCCGATGTGCGCCTCGGTCTTCGGGCCGAGCCAGGCCGGCAAATCCTATCTGATCTCGGTCCTGGCCCGGAAGGAGACGGAGCCGCTGATGGCGGTGTTCGACGGCCGCGTGGTCGATTTCGTCGCCGAGATCAACCCCGAGGGCAGCCAGGAAGCCACCGGCGTCGTTACCCGCTTCACCATGAAGGGGCGGCCGACGCCGGCGGGCAAGCCGGTGGCGCTGCGCCTGCTGTCCCAGACCGATCTGGTCAAGATCATCGGCAACACCTACTACTCCGACTTCAACCTGGAGGAGGAGGAGCCGCCGACCCCGCAGAAGCTGGGCGAAGTCTTCGCCGGCCTCGAGGGGCGTGCCGCGTCGCAGCCGCTGGATACGCTGACGGCGGACGACGTCTACGATCTCCAGGAATATTTCGAGAAATACTTCAAGCCGCAGGCGGGCATCCGGGCCCTGTCCGCGACCTATTGGGCGCGGGCGGCCGATCTGGCGCCGCGCCTGCCGCTGGCCGAACGCGCCGCCCTGTTCGGCGCCATCTGGAATTTCATCCCCAAGCTGACGGCGCTTTATCTGCGTCTTGCGCAAGGGCTGGAAAAGCTCGGCTTTGCCGGCGAGGCCTGGGCCGGGATCGAGGCGCTGCTGCCGCGCGACAAGTCGATCATCGATGTCCGCGCCCTTGGCCAATTGGGCCAGGACGGCATCGCCGCCGATCCCCTGACCCTGGTCACCAGGGACGGCCGACAGGCGCAACTGGCCCGGGCGGAGGTCACGGCCCTGATCGCGGAACTGACCATCGTCATGCGCGACCAGCCCTGGTCCTTCTTCGATCACACCGACCTGCTGGATTTTCCGGGCGCCCGCAGCCGCGAGAATTTCCCCGATCCGCGCCGCTTTCTCGACCAGGCGGGCTCGCTCGGCTCGGTCTATCTGCGCGGCAAGGTCGCCTATCTCTTCGAGCGTTACTGCGCCGAGCGCGAGCTTACCTCCATGCTGCTGTGCATCGGTCCCTCGAACCAGGAGGTGCGCACCCTGCCGGCCATGGTGAAGGACTGGATCGACGCCACCCACGGCGAAACCCCGGAGGAGCGGGAGCGGCAGGAAAACGCGCTCTTCCTGGTGCTGACCAAGTTCGACATGGAATTCGAGGAAAAGGCCGGCCAGGCCGCGACCACCGAGGGGCGGTGGACGGCGCGGCTGAATGCCTCGCTGCTCGATTTCTTCGGCAAGGCCCATGACTGGCCGCGCGCCTGGACGCCCTCGCGCGCCTTCGACAATAGTTTCTGGCTGCGCAACCCGAATTTCGTCGCGAAGCACATCCTCGATTACGACGAGGCGGGCAAGGAGGCGGGCATCCGCGCCTCCGAAGCCGGGCGCATCGCCAAGGCCAAGGCCGATTTCCTCTCGAACGAGGCGGCGCAGCGCCATTTCCGCGACCCGGAAAAGGCCTGGGACGAAGCCTTCCGCCTGAACGACGGCGGTATCTCCTATCTTGCCGCCTCGCTGGCGCCGGTGTGCAACCCGGCGATCAAGCGCCGCCAGATCGAGGAACAATTGCGCTCGCTGCGCCGGGCCATGGCGGAACGGCTGGCGCGCTACTACGTCTCGGGCGACCTGTCGGTCGAATTGGAGCGGCGCCGGGCGGCGGCGCGCAATGCCGGGCGCCGGCTGGTCGCCTGTGCCGGCGACCAGAAATTCGGCGACCTGCTGCGGGCCCTGCATGTCCAGCCCGATGCCCTGATCGACCTCTATTACCGGGTCGAGGGCCACGAGCCGGCGGAGCCGGCGCCGGGCAAGGCGGCGGACGGCGGCCCCGCCCTCGGCCGCCGGCCCGATGCCCAGTCGATGATGGATGCCCTTTTCGGCGACGGGCCGGCGCCCGCCGCCGCCGCGGACGAGCCGCTGCCGGTCAGGGCGCGCGACCAGGCGGAACGCTTCGCCGATGCCGCCCTCGAATATTGGGCGGAACAGATCCATGCGCTGGCCGGCAACGGCCCCTTGCGCGATGCCATCGGTCTCGACGCCCAATCCGCCTCGACATTGGTCGAGGAATTGGGGATCGGCGCCCGCCGCCTCGATATTGCCGCCGCGATCGCCGATCAGGTGCGGCGCCTTTCCGCCTATCGCGCCAAGCTGGGCGAGGCGGTGGCAAAGCCGGTGACGGCGGCGGAAACCGCGATCAATACCTATGTCAACCGCCTCGGCTTCGACCGGCGGCCGGTGACGGCGCGGCCGGTGAACCGGGCGACGGCGCGGCCGATCTTCCAGCCGACCCCGCCCGCCGGGAATTACCCGAAGCTGGCGGAGGAACCGGCAGCCTATGACCAGGCTTTCTATGTCGACTGGATCACCGGATTCCTGGCGTTTGCCGAGGAAAACGTCTCCTTCAAGGATGGCGAGGCGGTGGACGTCGAGGCCAACGCGCGGCTGGGTGGCATCATCCAGGCCCTGAACTGA
- a CDS encoding DUF1127 domain-containing protein, which yields MAYVYGTASRSHVGPRSPVGHGPGSIDGFFAGPAAVTARVLPVAELGIFVWEVLMLVAKAPKMVARMLQGFVARQRLRAELSALDDRLLADIGIERGLIDGVVAGKVRRDAKTPVPAQATVVAVANENAAGNAQAA from the coding sequence ATGGCTTACGTGTACGGAACGGCGTCCCGCTCGCATGTTGGGCCCCGTTCGCCTGTCGGTCACGGGCCCGGCAGCATCGATGGTTTCTTCGCCGGTCCCGCCGCTGTGACGGCACGGGTCCTGCCGGTGGCGGAACTGGGCATCTTCGTCTGGGAGGTTCTTATGCTTGTCGCCAAGGCTCCGAAGATGGTTGCCCGCATGCTGCAGGGTTTCGTGGCGCGCCAGCGCCTGCGTGCCGAATTGTCTGCTCTTGACGACCGCCTCCTGGCCGATATCGGCATCGAGCGCGGCCTGATCGATGGTGTCGTCGCCGGCAAGGTTCGGCGGGATGCCAAAACGCCGGTCCCGGCGCAGGCGACGGTGGTCGCGGTGGCGAATGAAAACGCCGCCGGCAACGCCCAAGCCGCTTGA
- a CDS encoding S1 family peptidase codes for MSTPTSTESPAEPPRRGKPWWLIPAGLAVALAFLALGFWLGWAILAEKLDGLEGRASLIDEGRARQEIELQREANRALEQRIAEAQRTLEGNVCTMENPFGALPTLPESVAPPPEATPTPPGGQNFQGTLMDLIEQGTVLVLGPSAEGVEMGTGFFVAPGLVVTNAHVVAGVTGQVFVTSKKLGGAKTATIIASTNATTPGQVDFAVLRVDGAPADIQPLSLTTTIAKLDHVVAAGFPGIVIEGDQAFRRLMEQGDASAVPEMAVTSGEVSVTQQLDGGVPVVVHTAGISPGNSGGPLVDRCGRVVGVNTFLRVEASQAVRVNYALATSKLIEFLKSQNVGFTELTGLCVPANPPATAPGQAGQGGAAPATPAPTTPAPATTPAPAAPAAPAPAR; via the coding sequence ATGTCCACGCCCACATCGACCGAGTCGCCCGCCGAACCGCCGCGCCGGGGCAAGCCCTGGTGGCTGATCCCGGCCGGGCTTGCCGTGGCGCTGGCCTTTCTCGCGCTCGGGTTCTGGCTCGGCTGGGCGATCCTCGCCGAAAAGCTGGACGGACTGGAAGGCCGGGCCAGCCTGATCGACGAGGGCCGCGCCCGCCAGGAAATCGAATTGCAGCGCGAGGCCAACCGCGCCCTCGAACAGCGGATCGCCGAGGCGCAGCGCACCCTGGAAGGCAATGTCTGCACCATGGAGAATCCCTTCGGTGCGCTGCCGACCCTGCCCGAAAGCGTCGCTCCCCCGCCGGAGGCGACCCCGACCCCGCCGGGCGGGCAGAATTTCCAGGGCACGCTGATGGACCTGATCGAGCAGGGGACCGTGCTCGTCCTCGGCCCCAGCGCCGAGGGGGTGGAGATGGGCACCGGCTTCTTCGTGGCGCCCGGCCTCGTCGTCACCAATGCCCATGTCGTCGCCGGGGTGACGGGGCAGGTCTTCGTCACCTCGAAGAAACTGGGCGGGGCCAAGACCGCGACCATCATCGCCTCGACCAATGCGACGACGCCGGGGCAGGTCGATTTCGCCGTGCTGCGCGTCGATGGCGCCCCCGCCGACATCCAGCCCCTGTCCCTGACCACGACCATCGCCAAGCTGGACCATGTCGTCGCCGCCGGCTTCCCCGGCATCGTGATCGAGGGCGACCAGGCCTTCCGCCGCCTGATGGAACAGGGCGATGCCTCGGCCGTGCCGGAAATGGCCGTCACCAGCGGCGAGGTTTCGGTCACCCAGCAATTGGACGGCGGGGTTCCCGTCGTCGTTCATACCGCCGGCATTTCGCCGGGCAATTCGGGCGGGCCGCTGGTCGATCGCTGCGGCCGCGTGGTCGGGGTGAACACCTTCCTCCGGGTCGAGGCGTCCCAGGCGGTGCGGGTGAATTATGCGCTCGCCACCTCGAAGCTGATCGAATTCCTGAAAAGCCAGAATGTCGGCTTCACCGAACTGACCGGGCTCTGCGTGCCGGCCAACCCGCCGGCGACCGCGCCCGGCCAGGCCGGGCAGGGGGGCGCCGCCCCCGCGACGCCTGCACCCACAACGCCAGCCCCTGCAACGACGCCTGCGCCCGCGGCGCCGGCCGCGCCCGCGCCCGCCCGCTAG
- a CDS encoding 50S ribosomal protein L11 methyltransferase: protein MNPGAGLIEAHLTLPPEAVPTFELMLSDLVVALTSMTYDDGATWTLEALLGPDGDREALADALVQAAEIAGIDLPPIEWRVLPDVDWVSETQKILSPLSIGRFWIHGPEAPETPPTAALTLEIEAGLAFGTGRHATTAGCVLALERLAKRRRFRRVIDVGAGSGILAMAARLLWVPPVLFSTDVDPVAVLTARENMRRNGLWNAARHRVADGVIEREVQAAAPFDLIIANILAVPLTKLARQICDVLAPGGVIILSGLLVSQEQLVLAAYRARGLHLADRIRRDGWATLVLAR, encoded by the coding sequence ATGAATCCCGGCGCCGGCCTGATCGAAGCGCATCTGACCCTGCCGCCCGAGGCGGTGCCGACCTTCGAACTGATGCTGTCGGACCTCGTCGTCGCCCTCACCTCCATGACTTACGACGACGGCGCGACCTGGACCCTGGAGGCACTGCTCGGCCCCGATGGCGACCGGGAGGCGCTGGCGGATGCCCTGGTCCAGGCGGCGGAGATCGCCGGCATCGACCTGCCGCCCATCGAATGGCGCGTGCTGCCCGATGTCGACTGGGTGTCGGAAACCCAGAAGATCCTGTCGCCGCTGTCGATCGGGCGGTTCTGGATCCACGGGCCCGAGGCGCCGGAAACCCCGCCGACCGCCGCCCTGACCCTGGAGATCGAGGCCGGCCTCGCCTTCGGCACCGGCCGCCACGCGACCACGGCCGGCTGCGTGCTGGCGCTCGAACGGCTGGCGAAACGCCGCCGGTTCCGGCGGGTGATCGACGTCGGCGCCGGCTCGGGCATCCTGGCCATGGCGGCGCGGCTTCTGTGGGTGCCGCCGGTGCTGTTCTCGACCGATGTCGATCCGGTCGCGGTGCTCACCGCGCGGGAGAACATGCGGCGGAACGGGCTGTGGAACGCCGCCCGCCACCGCGTCGCCGACGGCGTGATCGAGCGGGAAGTGCAGGCCGCCGCCCCCTTCGACCTGATCATCGCCAATATCCTGGCCGTGCCCCTGACCAAGCTGGCCCGCCAGATCTGCGACGTGCTGGCGCCGGGCGGCGTGATCATCCTCTCCGGCCTTCTGGTCTCGCAGGAGCAATTGGTGCTGGCGGCCTATCGCGCCCGCGGCCTCCATCTCGCCGACCGCATCCGCCGGGACGGCTGGGCGACCCTGGTCCTTGCCCGCTGA
- a CDS encoding thioesterase family protein, whose protein sequence is MLTNAPLDCGHAFVLPDWVDYNGHMNVGYYNVVFDQALDRAFDRFDCGKGYVERTNHSFFVLETHVHYLQEVKQGDRLHFTFQLLAHDVKRLHYYCEMRHAADGYLSATSEQVALHVDLGRRAAAAMPDHLQDLFGRMAADHGRLPRPAALGRVMGLRPKPAAQG, encoded by the coding sequence ATGCTTACGAACGCCCCCCTCGACTGCGGTCACGCCTTCGTCCTGCCCGACTGGGTGGACTACAACGGCCATATGAACGTCGGCTATTACAACGTCGTCTTCGACCAGGCGCTGGATCGCGCCTTCGATCGCTTCGATTGCGGCAAGGGGTACGTCGAACGCACGAATCACTCGTTCTTCGTCCTTGAAACTCATGTCCATTATTTGCAGGAAGTGAAGCAGGGAGATCGGCTCCATTTCACGTTTCAATTGCTTGCGCATGATGTGAAGCGACTTCATTACTATTGCGAGATGCGCCATGCCGCGGACGGCTACCTGTCCGCGACGTCGGAACAGGTCGCGCTGCATGTCGACCTCGGCCGGCGCGCCGCCGCCGCCATGCCGGATCATCTCCAGGACCTGTTCGGCCGCATGGCGGCGGACCACGGCCGCCTGCCCCGGCCGGCGGCGCTGGGCCGGGTCATGGGGCTGCGCCCGAAGCCCGCGGCCCAGGGCTGA